A genomic stretch from Enterobacter dykesii includes:
- the ipdC gene encoding indolepyruvate decarboxylase → MRTPYCVADYLLDRLTDCGADHLFGVPGDYNLQFLDHVIDSPDICWVGCANELNASYAADGYARCKGFAALLTTFGVGELSAMNGIAGSYAEHVPVLHIVGAPGTASQQRGELLHHTLGDGEFRHFYHMSEPITAAQAILTEQNACYEIDRVLTTMLRERRPGYLMLPADVAKKAATPPVNALTLKHAHADSACLKAFRDAAENRLTMSKRTALLADFLVLRHGLKHALQKWVKDVPMAHATMLMGKGIFDERHAGFYGTYSGSASADAVKEAIEGADTVLCIGTRFTDTLTAGFTHQLTPSQTIEVQPHASRVGDVWFTGIPMLHAIETLVELCKQHVHDMPAPSSQSAMEYPQPDGSLTQENFWKTLQTFIRPGDIILADQGTSAFGAIDLRLPADVNFIVQPLWGSIGYTLAAAFGAQTACPNRRVIVLTGDGAAQLTIQELGSMLRDKQHPIILVLNNEGYTVERAIHGPEQRYNDIALWNWTQIPQALSLDPQAQCWRVSEAEQLADVLEKVAHHERLSLIEVMLPKADIPPLLGAITKALEARNSA, encoded by the coding sequence ATGCGTACCCCATACTGCGTCGCCGATTACCTGCTGGACCGTCTTACAGATTGTGGAGCCGATCATCTGTTTGGCGTGCCGGGCGACTATAACCTGCAGTTTCTCGACCATGTGATAGACAGCCCGGATATCTGTTGGGTGGGCTGTGCCAACGAGTTAAACGCCTCTTATGCCGCGGACGGATATGCCCGATGTAAGGGCTTTGCTGCGCTGCTGACGACATTTGGTGTAGGGGAGTTAAGCGCCATGAACGGCATTGCGGGCAGCTACGCTGAGCACGTTCCGGTACTGCATATTGTAGGCGCGCCGGGTACGGCGTCGCAGCAAAGAGGAGAGTTGCTGCACCATACGCTGGGCGACGGTGAGTTTCGTCATTTTTATCATATGAGCGAGCCGATCACCGCAGCACAGGCGATTCTGACTGAACAAAACGCCTGTTACGAGATTGACCGGGTATTAACTACCATGCTCCGGGAGCGTCGCCCCGGCTATCTGATGCTGCCTGCCGATGTGGCAAAAAAAGCCGCCACGCCTCCTGTAAACGCTCTCACTCTCAAACACGCGCATGCCGATAGCGCCTGCCTGAAAGCGTTCCGGGACGCCGCTGAGAACAGGCTGACCATGAGCAAGCGTACTGCGCTCCTGGCCGATTTCCTGGTCCTGCGCCACGGCCTGAAGCATGCCCTACAGAAATGGGTCAAGGACGTGCCGATGGCGCACGCCACTATGCTGATGGGTAAAGGCATATTTGACGAGCGTCACGCCGGTTTTTACGGCACATACAGCGGTTCGGCGAGCGCCGATGCGGTAAAAGAGGCGATTGAAGGGGCAGACACGGTGCTGTGCATCGGGACGCGATTTACCGATACCCTGACCGCCGGCTTCACGCATCAGCTAACCCCGTCACAAACAATTGAAGTTCAGCCTCATGCCTCACGCGTCGGTGACGTCTGGTTTACCGGCATCCCCATGCTTCATGCAATCGAAACGCTGGTAGAGCTCTGTAAACAGCACGTGCACGATATGCCGGCACCGTCGTCTCAAAGCGCGATGGAATATCCGCAGCCGGATGGCTCGCTGACGCAGGAGAATTTCTGGAAAACGTTGCAGACGTTTATCCGCCCGGGAGACATCATCCTTGCGGATCAAGGCACTTCGGCCTTCGGCGCGATCGACCTTCGTCTGCCGGCTGACGTGAATTTTATCGTCCAGCCGCTGTGGGGATCGATTGGCTATACGCTGGCGGCGGCGTTTGGCGCACAAACGGCCTGCCCGAACCGGCGCGTGATTGTCCTGACGGGAGATGGCGCGGCGCAGCTCACCATACAGGAGCTTGGCTCGATGCTGCGGGATAAACAACACCCGATCATTCTGGTCCTTAACAACGAAGGGTACACGGTGGAAAGAGCGATCCACGGGCCGGAACAGCGATATAACGACATTGCGCTATGGAACTGGACGCAAATCCCGCAGGCCCTGAGCCTTGATCCTCAGGCCCAGTGCTGGCGGGTCAGTGAAGCTGAGCAACTGGCGGATGTACTTGAGAAAGTGGCGCACCACGAGCGGCTCTCGCTGATTGAGGTGATGCTGCCGAAAGCCGATATCCCGCCGCTGCTGGGGGCGATTACTAAAGCGCTGGAAGCGCGCAATAGCGCCTGA
- a CDS encoding DUF2502 domain-containing protein, translated as MFRSLILAAVLLASAPLVANAGEITLLPSVKLQIGDRDDYGRYWDGGYWRDRDYWNRHYEWRGDRWWKHDNGRHRGWYKDNAYERGYREGWNDRDDRRGGWGRGKGHGHGHHH; from the coding sequence ATGTTCAGGTCACTGATTCTTGCAGCGGTATTACTGGCTTCAGCCCCGCTGGTCGCCAATGCGGGCGAAATCACCCTGTTGCCATCAGTAAAATTACAAATTGGCGATCGTGACGACTACGGCAGATACTGGGACGGTGGCTACTGGCGCGACCGTGACTACTGGAACCGTCACTATGAGTGGCGCGGAGACCGCTGGTGGAAACATGATAACGGCAGACACCGCGGCTGGTATAAAGACAACGCATACGAGCGCGGTTACCGTGAAGGCTGGAACGACCGTGACGACCGCCGCGGCGGCTGGGGTCGCGGGAAAGGTCATGGTCACGGCCATCACCACTAA
- a CDS encoding ion channel protein — protein MLHPRARTMLLLAIPALIIGVASSLVLIVVMKVASVLQAMLWTALPTKLGVSTDSPAWIIVMLTLTGIAVGLVIRFSPGHAGPDPAQEPLIGAPVPPSALPGLLIALIIGLAGGVSLGPEHPIMAVNIGLAVFLGSRILPRVGALDWTILASAGTIGALFGTPVAAALIFSQTLSSNNDVPLWDKLFAPLMAAAAGALTTSLFFHPHFSLSFPHYGQMQIADIFSGAIVVAIAIALGMVAVWCLPRLHRLMHKLKHPVLVLGAGGLILGILGAIGGTVTLFKGLDEMQQLAFSQVFSVSDYLLFAAIKLAALVVAAACGFRGGRIFPAVFVGVALGLMLHEHVDAVPAAITVSCSILGLVLVVTRDAWLSLFMAAVVVPDSTLFPLLCIVMLPAWLLLAGKPMMMAWRNDK, from the coding sequence ATGCTCCACCCGCGAGCCAGAACCATGCTGTTGCTGGCAATTCCGGCGCTAATTATTGGCGTGGCCTCAAGTCTGGTGCTCATTGTCGTGATGAAAGTCGCGTCGGTGCTGCAAGCCATGTTATGGACAGCGCTTCCGACAAAACTGGGCGTCAGCACTGATTCTCCTGCCTGGATCATTGTGATGCTGACGTTGACCGGTATTGCGGTAGGCCTGGTGATCCGTTTCAGTCCCGGCCATGCAGGGCCAGACCCGGCGCAGGAACCGCTGATTGGCGCCCCTGTTCCCCCTTCGGCACTGCCAGGGCTGCTCATTGCGTTGATTATCGGTCTGGCCGGCGGCGTCAGCCTGGGGCCGGAGCATCCGATTATGGCGGTGAATATTGGCCTGGCGGTTTTCCTCGGCTCACGGATTTTGCCCCGCGTCGGCGCGCTGGACTGGACCATCCTCGCCTCCGCAGGCACCATCGGTGCGCTTTTCGGCACGCCCGTCGCTGCCGCACTGATCTTTTCGCAGACGCTCAGCAGCAATAACGACGTCCCGCTGTGGGATAAGCTGTTTGCCCCGCTGATGGCCGCAGCCGCCGGGGCGTTGACGACCAGCCTGTTTTTCCATCCCCATTTTTCACTCTCCTTCCCCCACTACGGCCAAATGCAGATAGCCGATATTTTCAGCGGCGCAATCGTCGTCGCGATCGCCATCGCGCTGGGAATGGTGGCGGTATGGTGTCTTCCTCGCCTGCACCGGCTGATGCATAAACTCAAACACCCGGTGTTAGTTCTGGGAGCTGGTGGTTTGATCCTCGGTATCTTAGGGGCAATCGGCGGAACGGTGACATTGTTCAAAGGTCTGGACGAGATGCAGCAGTTGGCCTTCAGCCAGGTGTTTAGCGTGTCCGACTATCTGCTGTTTGCCGCGATCAAGCTGGCCGCGCTGGTGGTGGCGGCCGCCTGCGGTTTCCGCGGTGGACGCATCTTCCCGGCGGTCTTTGTCGGCGTAGCGCTAGGGCTGATGCTGCACGAACACGTCGATGCGGTGCCTGCGGCCATTACCGTCTCCTGCTCTATTCTGGGGCTGGTTCTGGTGGTCACGCGCGACGCCTGGCTCAGCCTGTTTATGGCGGCGGTCGTGGTACCCGATTCGACGCTTTTCCCCCTGCTATGCATCGTGATGTTGCCCGCCTGGCTCCTGCTGGCGGGCAAACCGATGATGATGGCCTGGCGAAACGACAAGTAA
- the mgrA gene encoding L-glyceraldehyde 3-phosphate reductase: MGYQPDKNRYRTMEYRRCGRSGLRLPAISLGLWHNFGDTTLIENSRQLLQRAFDLGITHFDLANNYGPPPGSAERNFGRILQEDFLPWRDELIVSTKAGYTMWEGPYGDWGSRKYLLASLDQSLKRMGLEYVDIFYHHRPDPQTPLLETMKALDHAVRQGKALYVGLSNYPAELARKAIDILDDLGTPCLIHQPKYSMFERAPEEGLLNVLQEKGVGCIPFSPLAGGQLTNRYLNGIPADSRAASGSQFLNPDQITEEKQEKVRKLNAMAEERGQKLSQMALAWVLRHENVTSVLIGASKTAQIDDAVGMLENRHFSAEELVGIDTILNSSK; this comes from the coding sequence ATGGGGTATCAGCCGGACAAAAATCGTTATCGGACAATGGAGTATCGTCGCTGTGGGCGAAGCGGACTCAGGTTGCCCGCCATCTCGCTTGGGCTGTGGCATAACTTTGGCGACACCACGCTTATCGAAAACAGCCGTCAACTTTTACAGCGCGCGTTCGATCTGGGCATTACGCATTTCGACCTTGCCAACAACTATGGCCCGCCGCCGGGATCGGCCGAACGTAATTTCGGCCGTATTTTGCAGGAGGATTTCCTGCCCTGGCGCGACGAGCTGATCGTCTCTACCAAAGCAGGTTATACCATGTGGGAAGGCCCTTACGGCGACTGGGGGTCACGTAAATATCTGCTGGCAAGCCTCGATCAAAGCCTGAAGCGCATGGGGCTGGAGTACGTGGATATCTTCTATCATCACCGTCCTGACCCACAAACGCCGCTGCTGGAAACCATGAAAGCGCTTGACCATGCGGTGCGCCAGGGAAAAGCCCTGTATGTCGGGTTATCCAACTACCCTGCAGAACTGGCCCGCAAGGCGATTGATATCCTTGACGATCTCGGTACCCCCTGCCTGATCCACCAGCCGAAATACTCTATGTTTGAGCGTGCGCCGGAAGAGGGGCTGCTGAACGTGCTGCAGGAAAAAGGGGTCGGCTGCATTCCCTTCTCGCCGCTGGCTGGTGGACAACTGACCAACCGCTATCTCAACGGCATTCCGGCAGACTCACGCGCGGCAAGCGGCAGTCAGTTCCTGAACCCTGACCAGATCACCGAAGAGAAGCAAGAGAAGGTAAGAAAGCTGAATGCCATGGCGGAAGAGCGCGGTCAGAAGCTGTCCCAGATGGCGCTGGCCTGGGTATTACGCCATGAGAACGTGACGTCAGTGCTGATTGGGGCAAGTAAAACGGCCCAGATTGATGATGCCGTGGGGATGCTGGAAAACCGACATTTCTCTGCGGAAGAACTTGTCGGTATTGACACGATCCTGAACAGCTCAAAATAG
- a CDS encoding YfeC-like transcriptional regulator, whose product MKRLRSKMTTEELAESLGVARQTVNRWIRQQGWKTEGLNGVKGGRARLIHVDARVKEHIMSLPAIRNRQAVYHLAEVTASYSEPSSNLSPGIIETLESMTASEQKRLDALLKREGIDGFLTRLGIAEKEA is encoded by the coding sequence ATGAAAAGATTACGCAGCAAAATGACCACGGAAGAGCTGGCGGAGAGTTTGGGCGTTGCCAGACAAACGGTTAATCGCTGGATACGCCAGCAGGGGTGGAAAACTGAAGGGCTCAACGGCGTGAAAGGCGGTCGCGCGCGGCTCATTCATGTCGATGCGCGCGTGAAGGAACATATTATGAGCCTCCCGGCGATCCGTAACCGTCAGGCGGTTTACCATCTCGCTGAAGTCACCGCGTCATACAGTGAACCCTCTTCAAACCTGTCTCCGGGCATTATTGAGACGCTGGAGAGTATGACTGCGTCAGAGCAGAAGCGTCTGGACGCGTTATTGAAACGAGAAGGCATTGACGGTTTTCTTACGCGGCTCGGCATCGCGGAAAAAGAGGCATAA
- a CDS encoding sensor domain-containing phosphodiesterase → MNRKAYNNVKIFMIALALCLIAVPVSRYLSPRAIVNGHDVYLAWLPLSVMLAVILLFGRRAILPILLGFTVTNLFYVNLAPLQYLVLLFCQTFALFAACGLLRIMLGKRWRYCIPNKHIGLRIFWLGFMVPIGIKLSMYLAGYLFDFPVTISTFFGEGTVIYNVVDIQSLICAALIFTMMFYYPLRMIINPRYAMSFWRRSVKPVFFHKNSLYIFAWLVLLSFILIILCGPFESPVIAGYLMPLIFILFTLAISRLTYALISLLWAVSALLLLTYNYNFLNGVESGHSLSFILSVLISFAICLLYMSRIYQRSEWLKRGWQGRALTDPLTGLPNIRALEDYLEIHPDAKVSILRMDNLEFLSRHYGILMRVHCKRTIATSLQPLLQKDETLFQLPGSELVLVLLGPGTAERLQHMVDRLNSRKIFWNNTGLDIEFGASWGMVENGEKLHHTLGQLSWLAEQSCGTTNNVLALTNSLEAASGQTTERVLMLARIKHALEAGQFHLYAQPIQKADGSGYYEILARMESEGEIFTPDRFIPLIAQFNLSHRFDMCVMEKLLLWLRDHPSTQAGARFSVNLMPLTLMQKEVATEICALFERYGVAPQSVVIEITEEQAFSNSGCSIHNIQQLRDYGFRIAIDDFGTGYANYERLRRLQADIIKIDGCFIKDICTDDMDAMIVQSMCNLAKTKSLCVVAEYVETPAQREMLLRFGVDYLQGYLIGKPKPLEELRA, encoded by the coding sequence ATGAATAGAAAAGCTTACAATAATGTAAAGATATTTATGATTGCTCTGGCTTTATGCCTGATTGCGGTACCTGTCTCCCGTTATCTCTCTCCCCGCGCAATTGTTAATGGTCACGACGTTTATTTAGCATGGTTACCTTTAAGCGTGATGCTGGCGGTAATCCTGCTATTTGGACGCAGGGCTATTCTTCCCATTTTGTTAGGTTTTACTGTCACTAATTTATTCTATGTAAATTTAGCACCGCTACAATATTTAGTATTACTGTTCTGTCAGACCTTTGCGTTGTTCGCGGCGTGCGGCCTTCTGCGTATCATGCTGGGTAAGCGTTGGCGTTACTGCATCCCTAACAAGCACATCGGATTACGGATATTCTGGCTCGGTTTTATGGTGCCAATAGGGATTAAGCTCTCAATGTATTTGGCAGGCTATTTGTTTGATTTTCCGGTGACAATTTCGACATTTTTCGGCGAAGGAACGGTAATTTATAACGTTGTGGATATACAAAGCCTGATATGTGCAGCATTGATTTTTACCATGATGTTCTATTACCCGTTAAGAATGATAATTAATCCTCGTTATGCAATGAGCTTCTGGCGACGAAGCGTGAAGCCCGTGTTTTTTCACAAGAATTCATTATATATTTTTGCCTGGCTGGTGCTTTTAAGTTTCATTCTCATCATTTTATGTGGTCCTTTTGAATCTCCCGTCATTGCGGGCTATTTGATGCCGCTGATTTTTATTCTTTTTACCTTAGCGATAAGCCGACTGACCTATGCGTTGATTTCTCTGCTCTGGGCTGTATCTGCGCTCCTGCTGTTGACCTACAACTACAACTTCCTTAACGGGGTGGAATCGGGCCATTCGCTCTCTTTTATTCTGTCCGTGCTTATCTCGTTCGCGATCTGTCTGCTTTACATGTCGCGCATTTACCAGCGCAGCGAGTGGCTTAAGCGGGGCTGGCAGGGGAGGGCGCTCACCGATCCGCTGACCGGATTGCCCAATATTCGTGCGCTTGAAGATTATCTGGAGATTCACCCGGATGCAAAAGTGAGCATTCTGCGTATGGATAACCTGGAATTTTTGAGTCGCCACTATGGGATCCTGATGCGGGTACACTGCAAACGCACGATCGCCACGTCGCTGCAGCCTCTCCTGCAAAAAGATGAGACGCTCTTCCAGCTCCCTGGAAGCGAGCTTGTGCTGGTATTACTGGGCCCGGGAACCGCTGAGCGCCTTCAGCATATGGTTGATCGGCTGAACAGCCGTAAGATTTTCTGGAACAACACCGGGCTGGATATTGAATTTGGCGCGTCCTGGGGAATGGTGGAAAACGGCGAAAAGTTGCACCACACGCTGGGGCAACTGAGCTGGCTGGCCGAGCAATCCTGCGGAACAACAAACAACGTGCTTGCGCTCACGAATAGCCTCGAGGCGGCATCAGGGCAAACGACAGAGCGAGTCCTGATGCTGGCGCGGATTAAGCATGCTCTGGAGGCGGGCCAGTTCCATTTGTACGCGCAACCGATCCAGAAGGCGGACGGGAGCGGCTACTACGAAATTCTGGCGCGTATGGAGAGCGAGGGCGAGATCTTCACTCCAGACCGCTTTATTCCGTTGATTGCCCAGTTCAACCTCAGCCACCGGTTTGATATGTGCGTCATGGAGAAATTACTGCTGTGGCTGCGCGATCACCCTTCAACGCAGGCTGGCGCCCGTTTCTCCGTCAATCTGATGCCGCTCACGCTGATGCAAAAAGAGGTGGCGACCGAGATTTGCGCGCTCTTTGAACGCTACGGCGTTGCGCCTCAGTCTGTCGTGATTGAGATTACCGAAGAGCAGGCCTTCTCAAATTCAGGCTGCAGCATCCACAATATTCAGCAGCTGCGGGATTACGGTTTCCGGATTGCCATTGATGATTTTGGTACCGGCTACGCCAACTACGAGCGCCTCAGACGCCTGCAGGCGGACATCATTAAAATTGACGGCTGCTTTATTAAAGACATTTGTACTGATGATATGGATGCGATGATCGTGCAGTCGATGTGTAATCTGGCGAAGACGAAATCGCTGTGCGTCGTAGCGGAATACGTCGAAACACCGGCGCAGCGGGAGATGCTGCTTCGTTTCGGCGTGGATTATCTGCAGGGCTACCTGATAGGCAAACCCAAGCCGCTCGAAGAATTGCGGGCATAA
- a CDS encoding Nramp family divalent metal transporter, whose translation MTNSRVEGSSGRAARKLRFALMGPAFIAAIGYIDPGNFATNIQAGASFGYKLLWVVVWANLMAMLIQMLSAKLGIATGKNLAEQIRDHYPRPAVWLYWVQAEIIAMATDLAEFIGAAIGFKLILGVSLLQGAVLTGIATFLILMLQRRGQKPLEKVIGGLLLFVAAAYIVELIFSQPNLAQLAKGMAIPSLPTSEAVFLAAGVLGATIMPHVIYLHSSLTQHLHGGTRKERYSATKWDVAIAMTIAGFVNLAMMATAAAAFHFNGHTGIADLDQAYLTLEPLLSHAAATIFGLSLVAAGLSSTVVGTLAGQVVMQGFVRFHIPLWVRRSVTMLPSFIVILMGLDPTRILVMSQVLLSFGIALALVPLLIFTSNKNLMGELVNSTLVKRTGWAIVVVVVALNLWLLVGTALGL comes from the coding sequence ATGACAAACAGTCGCGTAGAGGGTAGCAGTGGCAGAGCCGCGCGCAAGTTGCGGTTCGCATTAATGGGACCTGCGTTCATCGCTGCCATTGGCTATATCGATCCAGGTAACTTTGCGACCAATATTCAGGCCGGGGCCAGCTTCGGCTATAAGCTGCTTTGGGTGGTCGTCTGGGCTAACCTGATGGCGATGCTGATTCAGATGCTCTCTGCAAAGCTGGGAATTGCCACGGGTAAAAACCTGGCAGAGCAAATTCGCGACCATTATCCGCGTCCGGCCGTCTGGCTCTACTGGGTTCAGGCGGAAATCATCGCCATGGCCACAGACCTCGCTGAATTTATCGGCGCAGCGATCGGCTTTAAACTGATTCTGGGCGTGTCGCTGTTGCAGGGGGCGGTACTGACCGGGATTGCCACTTTCCTGATCCTGATGCTGCAGCGTCGTGGTCAAAAACCGCTGGAGAAGGTTATCGGCGGTCTGCTGCTGTTTGTCGCGGCGGCCTATATTGTCGAGCTGATTTTCTCACAGCCGAACCTGGCGCAGCTCGCTAAAGGAATGGCAATCCCAAGCCTGCCAACCTCGGAAGCAGTGTTCCTGGCCGCTGGGGTACTGGGGGCGACCATCATGCCGCATGTGATTTACCTTCACTCCTCGCTGACCCAGCATCTCCATGGTGGAACGCGCAAAGAGCGTTACTCCGCTACCAAATGGGACGTGGCGATTGCCATGACCATCGCGGGGTTTGTCAATCTGGCGATGATGGCTACCGCTGCCGCCGCTTTCCACTTTAACGGCCACACCGGTATTGCCGATCTCGACCAGGCCTATCTCACGCTTGAGCCCTTACTGAGCCATGCTGCCGCCACGATATTTGGTCTCAGCCTGGTGGCTGCCGGTCTTTCTTCTACGGTGGTGGGCACGCTGGCAGGCCAGGTGGTGATGCAGGGGTTTGTCCGCTTCCATATTCCGCTGTGGGTTCGTCGCTCCGTTACCATGCTGCCGTCATTTATCGTGATTCTGATGGGGCTCGATCCTACGCGAATTCTGGTTATGAGCCAGGTGCTGCTGAGCTTTGGTATCGCGCTGGCGCTGGTGCCGCTGCTGATCTTTACCAGCAACAAAAACCTGATGGGCGAACTGGTTAACTCAACGCTGGTGAAACGGACCGGGTGGGCCATCGTGGTGGTGGTCGTTGCGCTGAACCTGTGGTTGTTGGTGGGAACCGCACTGGGTCTTTAA
- a CDS encoding YfeC-like transcriptional regulator — protein sequence MIKERMTPEELALLTGYSRQTINKWVRKEGWITSPKPGVQGGKARLVHVNEKVRDFIRSARRASETSELPEGVGHDRSLHTLLLTLANEMTPEEQKQMTSLLLREGITGLLQRLGIRDRD from the coding sequence ATGATCAAGGAACGAATGACGCCAGAAGAGTTAGCCCTTCTCACTGGCTATAGCCGCCAGACCATCAATAAATGGGTACGCAAAGAGGGTTGGATTACATCACCAAAACCAGGCGTCCAGGGCGGGAAAGCTCGCCTGGTACATGTGAACGAAAAAGTCCGTGACTTTATCCGCAGCGCACGTCGGGCAAGTGAAACGTCCGAACTGCCTGAAGGCGTCGGTCATGACCGTTCGCTTCACACGCTGCTCCTGACGCTGGCCAATGAAATGACGCCAGAAGAGCAGAAGCAGATGACATCGCTGTTATTACGGGAAGGGATCACCGGCTTGTTGCAACGTTTAGGGATACGCGATCGGGACTGA
- a CDS encoding NupC/NupG family nucleoside CNT transporter codes for MDRVLHFVLALVVVTALALLVSTDRKKIRIRYVVQLLVIEVLLAWFFLNSNVGLGFVKGFSEMFEKLLGFANEGTNFVFGKMNDEGLAFFFLKVLCPIVFISALIGILQHIRVLPFVIRGIGFLLSKVNGMGKLESFNAVSSLILGQSENFIAYKDILGKMSRNRMYTMAATAMSTVSMSIVGAYMTMLEPKYVVAALVLNMFSTFIVLSLINPYRVDASEENIQMSNLHEGQSFFEMLGEYILAGFKVAIIVAAMLIGFIALISALNALFAAVLGISFQGILGYIFYPVAWVMGVPAHEALQVGSIMATKLVSNEFVAMMDLQKIASTLSPRAEGILSVFLVSFANFSSIGIIAGAIKGLNEEQGNVVSRFGLKLVYGSTLVSVLSASIAALVL; via the coding sequence ATGGACCGCGTCCTTCATTTTGTCCTGGCACTTGTTGTCGTTACTGCACTTGCATTGCTGGTCAGCACAGACCGCAAAAAGATTCGTATCCGTTATGTTGTCCAGCTGCTGGTCATTGAAGTATTACTTGCGTGGTTCTTCCTGAACTCCAACGTAGGCCTCGGCTTCGTGAAAGGCTTCTCCGAAATGTTTGAAAAACTGCTCGGATTCGCCAATGAAGGGACCAACTTTGTCTTCGGTAAAATGAACGACGAAGGCCTGGCGTTCTTCTTCCTGAAGGTTCTTTGCCCTATCGTCTTCATCTCCGCGCTGATCGGTATTCTGCAGCACATCCGCGTTCTGCCGTTCGTTATTCGTGGAATTGGTTTCCTGTTGTCCAAAGTGAACGGCATGGGCAAGCTGGAATCCTTCAACGCCGTCAGTTCCCTGATCCTCGGTCAGTCTGAGAACTTCATCGCGTATAAAGATATTCTCGGCAAAATGTCCCGCAACCGCATGTACACCATGGCGGCAACCGCAATGTCTACCGTTTCCATGTCTATCGTGGGCGCGTATATGACCATGCTGGAGCCAAAGTATGTTGTTGCGGCGCTGGTTCTGAACATGTTCAGCACCTTTATCGTTCTGTCGCTGATCAACCCGTACCGCGTTGATGCCAGCGAAGAGAACATCCAGATGTCTAACCTGCACGAAGGCCAGAGCTTCTTCGAAATGCTGGGTGAGTACATTCTGGCCGGTTTCAAAGTGGCGATTATCGTTGCCGCCATGCTGATCGGCTTCATTGCGCTGATTTCTGCGCTGAACGCCCTGTTCGCAGCGGTGCTGGGTATCTCCTTCCAGGGTATTCTGGGCTACATCTTCTACCCGGTTGCCTGGGTGATGGGTGTTCCGGCTCACGAAGCGCTGCAGGTGGGCAGTATCATGGCAACCAAACTGGTTTCTAACGAATTCGTTGCGATGATGGATCTGCAGAAAATTGCCAGCACGCTTTCTCCGCGCGCGGAAGGCATTCTGTCCGTGTTCCTGGTCTCCTTCGCGAACTTCTCGTCCATCGGGATTATCGCGGGCGCGATTAAAGGTCTGAACGAAGAACAAGGCAACGTGGTTTCTCGCTTTGGCCTGAAGCTGGTTTACGGCTCTACGCTGGTGAGCGTCCTGTCTGCTTCTATCGCGGCACTGGTGCTCTAA